A stretch of DNA from Pelosinus sp. IPA-1:
TTCATTTTTTAAAGTAATTTCTACAAAAGTTATACCTAGCAGTGTTGCTAAGTCCTCACAACCATAAATCACATTTTCAAATCCTGCTATACCAATTTTCTCAGGATATTCACCACAATTTCGTAATGCACGTAAAACATCCATTACAGTAACTTGAATATGCACAGTGGGTATATTTACACTATTTTTAATCAACGTTGCCGTACCACCGCGGCTGATGATAACTTCAACACCGTCCTCAACAGCTTGCTTAACAATAGCAATGCATTCTTGTAAATCTCCTTTTACCACCTTAATGAGATGTGCAGAATCAGCAAATCTTTCAACTACCACTTCCTCTGCTAATCTTGCTAAACTTGCAAATGGTGCTACAAATAAGATTCTTGCTTCCACGATTGGTCACCTCGCCCTTAAATCCAGTAGATTAAATATGAATTAATTATGTAAAATGAACTAATAATCATAGCGATACTTATAAATACTTTATTTAGCCTGTATCACTTTTAGAAATATCATCTAATTTTTATAAAAGCATTATACCATTATGAAACTATAAATACGTTTTTTTCTACAAAATCATATAATTTTTATTCACTGTATCTGCTAATACTAGAAAATGAGCCCTTGCGAAAAGCAAGGGCTCATTTTCTAGTATTAATCTATTTCCAACTAAACCTCAGAAATAACGAACAATTTATTTTTCTCTGAGCGTCTTTAGTCTTGGTCCCATCAACCGTTTATAAGCTTCCACACCAGGCTGATCAAAGGCATCTACATTGGCTAATTCCCCTTCGTAGGCTATAGACAATGCTAACAGATACAGCAGCTCACCCAAATGATAGGCATTAAGCTTTGGCAAGACAAAGTTTGCATTAAAACGATCATCACTCAAAAGAGCGTCAGCATTCGCAGCCCGGGCCACCTCTAATGCCTGACTCAAATGCAAGGTGGATATTTCCGAAAGTTTAGGAGCACTAGGAAATACATCAGGAATAACAGCATCCTTATCCCACTCGGCAACCTGTAAAAACTGTACTACCTTATTTCTTTTACCATCTTGATGCTGCTGGGTCTGGGCATGCATATCAGTTGTCCCTACTGCCACAATAGGTGTCCTACCATAAAACACTTCTTTGCCTTCCCTGTCTGTCCGTTTACCAAGAGATTCTGCTAATAATTGCACATACCACTCCGCCACCGATTTCAGATAATCAGCATAGGGCATAAACACTTCAATATCACGACCATATTTTTCTGCCGCAATAAACTTTAGCACTGCATTTAGCATCGCTGGATTTTCATATATATCTGGATTTTGGCAAACTACATCCATGTCTCGTGCGCCTGATAAGAATTCATCAATATCTAACCCTACACAAGCAGCCGTTACTAGACCCACCTCGGAAAAAATACTGAATCGCCCGCCCACACCATCCGGTACACTAAAGGTAGGCCAGCCCTTTTCATCAGCCAGTTTTTTTAGCAATGTACTTTTTTCGCCCTCTGCTGGGTCAGTGACAGCCACTACTTCCACTTCAAGT
This window harbors:
- a CDS encoding glucose-6-phosphate isomerase, with product MSNIKKKQSSITLKSGFCFEYGNLYGESRVTERDVSDLAEQVALAHQAVEHMRTTGEVRGHLSKDATPERVLFTQLPYVEEGNLNSPNSIAKLKDFGKSLQNRVDTVISFGIGGSYLGNKVLFDVHCGEFWNSKTKIEREGYPKLYFSGNNIDPRRTAELIEHLLAEVQLKAIDGQNDPYKVALVVISKSGGTLDTMSTFMVIYEALCQHAPKLEVEVVAVTDPAEGEKSTLLKKLADEKGWPTFSVPDGVGGRFSIFSEVGLVTAACVGLDIDEFLSGARDMDVVCQNPDIYENPAMLNAVLKFIAAEKYGRDIEVFMPYADYLKSVAEWYVQLLAESLGKRTDREGKEVFYGRTPIVAVGTTDMHAQTQQHQDGKRNKVVQFLQVAEWDKDAVIPDVFPSAPKLSEISTLHLSQALEVARAANADALLSDDRFNANFVLPKLNAYHLGELLYLLALSIAYEGELANVDAFDQPGVEAYKRLMGPRLKTLREK